GCACGCGCTGCCATAGCCCTTCACTCCGCAGCAAACCGGGATCGTGGGTCAGAAAGCCGAGATGGCCTCCCACGTTGAAACACAGAATCGGGACATCCAGAACCGCAAGATGTCGGGCAGCACCAAGCACAGTTCCATCACCGCCAAGCACCACCGCCAGATCCGGAAGCCGAGGCTCAGAAGCGAGCAGGCCGGGGAAAGGGTCTGCCGTCAGGCCACTCATCGCCAGGACAGTGGTCACACCAATCGTCTCAAGCTCATCGGCACAGCGACGAGCTTCTTTCAACGCGAGTGGGCTATCTGCGCGATAAATCAACCAAACCTGTTGAAGGCGCATAACAGCGTGTCGTCTTTACCAGCGCAACAGATTGAAGCGCTCCATGTCCACAGTGACTCTGTTTCGATACAGCGACAACAAGATCGCCAGACCCACTGCAGCCTCAGCTGCTGCAACTGTGATCACAAACACTGAGAAAACCTGCCCACGAATGAGTTGGCCGTCGACGTAGGAAGAAAACGCCATCAGATTGATGTTCACTGCATTGAGCATCAACTCAATGCTCATCAACACCCGAACAGCATTACGACTATTGATGAGACCCCAGACCCCAGTACAAAACAGGACTGCTGCTAACAGCAGGTAAGCCTGGAGAGGAACGGAACCGGAAAGAAGCTCAGAGAGCATCACAAATAAAGGAGAAAGAATTCAGGCGCGAGGCTGGTCAACAAGTAATGGAGTGCGTGCCTTTTCAATCAGTCCCTGATCAACCTCTTGACCAGTGACAGGATCCACGGATTGAACGTCACGACGGGCCAGAACAATCGCTCCAATCATGGCCATCAACAATAAAACGGATGCCAACTCAAAAGGCAGTAGGTAATCGGTAAACAAATGCTCACCAATCCGTACGGTTGCATCCTCCCCTATCGGCGTTGGGCCCTCGGTCCAAGGAGTGGTGACCACAACACGGGTCAAAAGAGCAAACAGACCCACACACACACCACCAGATAAAAGACGGCGTATAGGAAGTCCCGGAATCGGAGCCAGATCCTCCTTCTTATTGACAAGCATGATCGCGAACAGGATCAAGACGTTCACAGCACCCACATAGACCAGAACCTGGGCCGCAGCCACAAAACTGGCGTTGAGCAGGAGATAGAGACCTGCCACTGCCAGAAAGACTCCTCCGAGGAGGAAGGCCGAATAAACGATGTTGCTCAAGAGAACAACACCGAGGGCTCCAAGAACGATGACGGCACTCAGAGCCAAAAAACAAATGAGCTGCGTTGACGCGGCGATCGTCATCCTGCGCTCTCCTCCATATTGGAAGCTGATGAGGATGATTCTCTCTCATCCTCTGCAGCCTTCATGGATCCAGCTGCTTTGAGTTCCTCAAGGATTTGCTCAGGGAGCTTGCCTGCTCGGGGACGGTCAGGAGAAACGCCATGGGGCTGAACTTCGCCAGCCGGCAAATACACCAGTTCCCGCAACGGCTGAACCGATGGATCTGTCGTCACACTGGTAGGTAAGCGGCCTAACGCAACGTTGTCGTAATTCAGGCTATGGCGATCGAAGGCAGCCAATTCATATTCTTCGGTCATCGATAAGCAATTGGTGGGGCAGTACTCAACGCAGTTGCCACAGAAAATACAAACCCCAAAATCAATCGAGTAATTGCGTAGCTCTTTTTTCTTCGTTTCCTTGTTCATCACCCAATCAACCACTGGGAGATTGATGGGACACACCCTCACACAGACCTCACAAGCAATGCACTTATCGAACTCGTAATGAATGCGTCCTCGATAGCGCTCCGAGGGAATCAGCTTTTCGTAGGGGTATTGCACCGTGACCGGACGGCGCTTCATGTGATCGAAGGTGACCGACAGGCCTTGCGTGAGATTACGGGCCGCATCCACTGCATCCCTGGTGTAATCACCAACCTGTTTAAGGAAGCCGAACATGGTTTGGAATCGGGGAAGTGAACGATCGAGGAATCAGAACCCGGCTCTCATGATGCCGCCGGGAAGGGGGAGGTGACGAGATCAGCCGCCAAAAGCAACCGGGAAGGCCAGCTTGAGGGCTGCTGTGACCAAGAGGTTGACCAAGGCCAGAGGCAACAGGAATTTCCAGCCAAGGTCCAACAGCTGATCAATCCTGACCCGTGGAGTGGTCCAACGCAAAAGGATCGCGATAAAGACCAGCAAGTAGGCCTTCAAGACAGTCATCACAATGCCCACAGTGCCTGTGATCAACTGCACCAGAGGAGCATCAATGGGCTGACCTAACCACGAAGCAAGCCACTCAACAGGAATTGGGAAGCCCCAACCACCTAAATAAAGGATGGAGACGAGGAGAGCCGAAAGAACGAGATTGATGTAGCTGCCCAAGTAGAAGAGGGCAAATTTCATCCCCGAGTATTCCGTCTGATAGCCAGCAACGAGCTCTTCCTCAGCTTCCGGAAGGTCAAAAGGCAGACGCTCACATTCGGCAAGCGCACAGATCCAGAAAATCAGGAAACCAACTGGCTGGCGCCAAATGTTCCAACTCAGAACCCCAGCGCCGGTTTGTTGATTAACGATATCGACGGTGCTTAGGGAATTGCTCATCATCACGACGGCCAATACGGCCAACGCGAGAGGGATTTCATAACTGATCGACTGGGCTGCGGCACGGAGACCACCTAACAACGAATATTTGTTATTTGAGGCATAGCCACTCATTAGAAGCCCAATGGGCTGAACGCTGCTGAGCGAGATCCAAAGAAAAATGCCAACGCCCACATCGCTGATCAACAGGTTCTGACCGAAGGGCACGATCAACCAGGACAAAATGACCGGAACCACCACCAGCACAGGGCCGAGAGTGAAAAGAATGCTGTCTGCACGATCCGGAATGATGTCTTCCTTGACGAGCAGCTTGAGCCCATCGGCAAGAGGCTGAAGAACGCCCAGCGCTCCGGCATATTCAGGTCCGACCCTTTGTTGCACGGCTGCAGAAATTTTTCGTTCGAGCCAAACCGTGACCAGAACCCCTACAACAGCGGCCACAAGGACCAGCAACATCGGGAAGGGAAGCCAGAGCATGCGTGCAGCCTGGGCTGAGAGCCCAAGCCCCTCCAGTGCCTGACTGAAGCTCTGCTCAAGATCAAGACCCGGGCTCACCAGAGCCGGCGCGGTGGTGGCGAGGGTAGTCACCATGGTCGGAGAAGAGATTGATGCAACTTAAGCGCCCGCGGCATTCACACGCTCATCCGCAGGGACCCAATGACGCATGGATGTGCCGGTATAAATCTGAGAAGGGCGGAAAATTCGATTCGCACCGAGCTGCTCCCTCCAGTGAGCCAGCCAACCAGCGACGCGGGAAATCGCAAACACAGGGGTGAACAGATCTCTTGGAATCCCAAGCTTCCTGTACACAAGGCCTGAATAAAAATCAACGTTGGGATAAATCCCCTTAGGCCCCAGTCGAATAGCGGCAGCCGTCTCAAGGGCATGGGCCACGTCATAGAGCTCGTCGTGACCAAACCGAACAAACAACTCCTCCGCTAATGCCTGAAGAATCACCGCCCGCGGATCTTTGACTTTGTACTCGCGATGGCCAAAACCCATTACCTTGCGTTTGCTCGCCACGGCTGACTCGAGGTAGGAGTCGGCTTGTTCCGGAGTCCCGATCTCTTCCAGCATCGCAAGGACATCTTCGTTGGCTCCACCGTGAAGAGGGCCCGCCAAGGTGCCTACTGCCGATGCCACAACGGCGTAGGGGTCCGTCAAAGTGCTTGCCGTCACCCTTGCGCTGAACGTGCTGGCATTGAGGCTGTGCTCAGCGTGAAGGATCAAGCAGCGATCAAAGATCCGAGAAGCGAGAGGATCGGGCTCTTGCTCCGTGAGCATGTACAAAAAGTTGGCTGAGTACGCCAAGTCATCCCGGGGCTGAATTGGATCCTGGCCTTTACGGATCAACTGGAAGGCCGCCACCATGGTTGGAATTTTGGCAATCAGCCTGACGACGGCGTCATAGATGTACTGAGGATCGTCGATGGCCCGACGGGAATAAAAGAGCCCCAAAGAGGCCGCGCTCGATTGCAGAGCATCCATCGGATGCCCGTTGGCGGGGAAACACTTCATCATGTCGCGCACCCGAAAGCTGACGCGACGATGCATCTGCACTTCGTGCTCGAAATCACGAAATTGCTGAGGTGTCGGCAATTCACCCCAAATCAACAGATACGTGGTCTCCAGAAAACTGCTGTGGACTGCAAGGTCACCGAGGGAGTAGCCCCGATAGGAGAGACGCCCCTGCAGGCCGTCAATATCGCAAATCGAAGATTGGGTTGCGGGGACACCCTCCAAACCAGGCCTGAACAACAACCCCGTGCGTTCATGCCGGATTTCGTTACCACCCGTCTGACTCACCACCACCCACCACTACAACTCATCAACGCAACTTAAACGCAGCCCGGCAACAACAGACCTGGCCTTAGCAACCCCTGCAGCTGCGCCAAGCCGCGTGGATCTTGATGGGATGAGTCCCAACGGAGATGACAAAACCCTGCTTTACGCAAACGGAGGCCACTGGGTCGAGCCCCCATCAACAGCGCAGCCAGCCGACTCAAATCAGGTTCATGCCCCACAAGCAAACACGAGCCTTGCAAACGCTGAACCAAGGGCCACGGATCCCCACCAGGCGCAAGACAACTGGTGAGCTCAACCTTTGGAGCCATGCCACTTTTCACGGCCAGTTCAGCCGTTTCACGCGCTCGACGATAAGGACTGCTGTACGAGCGGTCGGAGATGAGTCCGAGATCGCGCAGACGGCAGCACACCTTGAATGTGCGCTCTAACCCCAGAGGCGTCAGACAACGTTCTGGATGGTCCACACCTTGGTTGCGCTCAACCGCGATGCCGTGACGCAGGAGCAGTAGATCAGCCAAACCGCAGCTGAGCGCGGAGACGTAAGCGGTTGGCACCTACTCGGTCAGCAGCTTCCTCTGTCTCGACACCAGCGGCCAAAGCAAGCCCCTGCACCGCTGGAAGTAGCGGCCGTCCAGCCACCGACTGAATCAAGCTCCAGGGCCGCCACCTTTGAAGCTGAGCGCGGCTGGGCTCGGTCGCCAATGCCAACTGTTGTGCCAAAGGTGCCGTCCCCTCATCCTGCAAGGCTTTTAGTTGATCCAAACGAGGCTCGAGGGCTGAATGATCCTGACGCGTTGTCAGAGCATCCAATGTCTGCCCCCACCAGTCTTGGCCAGATTCGCGTTCTAAGGCCACTGCAAGCTGGGCCTGGAGAGAGGCTTCACCGCGCTGCCGCTGCCGGGCTAACCGAGTCCACACCTCAATGGAAGCGCCATCAGAAGGCAGGGCCGAGCGCACGAGACCCTTGGACTGGAGGTCCGCATCCACGGCCTCCAAACCGGGCTGATCATTCGTTGTTCCCAACAGCCATCCCTCTTTGCCCTGCTTCCATAGCAGTGGGCCCGGATCCAATCCCACCACAGTCGAAGCTCCCTCGGCCCCTAGCGTTTGGAGGGTCTCCTCAAGAACAGGCGCCAACCATCGAGCGACAGGGTCCTGACTATTTGGACTTAGGAGATCGGCAGGATCCGAAAGCACAGCCAAGGCAGATGCTGATCCTCCAGCTGAACGCAGCAAAGACTGCGACAGCGGTACCCCATTCCCTGAACTCCCGAGCGGCTGACGAAAACGCAACACAGCATCCAAATTGAGGGCAGTCCCTTTGGGTTCCAGTGCTGCCACTAGGCCAACAAGGTCATCGTGATCAGAGATGGAGCTGGGCATTCCAAGCCACCTCGCCATCGCAACGGGATCGGCGGTCAGCAGAGCCGCACCCCGACCCAGCTGCTGCAAATCCGCGACAAGAGCTTCGTCTCCAAGTTGGTGCAGAGCATCAAGCTGAGACACATCCAGGGACTGCTCCAGCACACCACGACTGGAGGCGATTAGAAGCAGGTCATCGTCGATCAAGGCTGTAGCGATTGGCTGTGGCTCTCGTCCGAGCAATGCTCCCCGGCCGCTAATCACCCCCATTCCCCGGTAACGACTGATTTGCAGATCAGTGCCAGCCAAACTGCGCGTTTGCCAAAAACGCTGGAGGAAGCGCTTTGCACCGTCTTGATCAAGGCTTGTGAGAGCAAGCACCCAACCCGATGGTGCATCGGCGACGGGTCCAACCAAAGAAAGACTGACCTGGGGACCGATCCAATCCGCGAGTTCTCCCGCAAAGTCCAAGCCCGCTAACGCAAAAGCTCCATCCCGCAATTGCTGCGTACTGTCCCGCGCTTGGCGTCGGCGTGACACGGGAGCCACCGCCTGGGCATACGCAGGCATGCGCACAGGATCAGTGAGCCAATGCAAACTGAGAGATGCGTCTCTCGGGACGAACCGAGCGGCTCGTGGCAACACGAGGGGTTGCCCAACCAGTTTGAGGGGACTCTGCTCTGCCATCGCCCACCACAAGCCCAATGCGGTGGTTAGCAGCAACAACACCGCTGCAGCGACAGCTAATAGGAAGGAGCGCGCCTTCATGAAGCAGCAGGCGTGGGTATGGCCTCATCTTTATTCATGATGAATCCCATGACATCCTCTTCACCCCAATCCATCACCGCCAGAGACCTTCACGAGTGGCTGTCGAGCGGCACCTCCCTTCAGCTTGTTGATGTTCGAGAGCACTCCGAAGTGGAAATTGCTCCCTTCCCCGGACAGGTGGAACATTTACCGCTGAGCGAATCCAATCTCTGGCTCTCCGAGCTGCCCGCAAGGCTGACGACCAGCAAGCCCATCGTGGTGATTTGTCACGCCGGGATCCGCAGCAGGAACTTTGGCTGCTGGCTCTTAGATCAGGGACAGGGTTACGACGTTTGGAACTTAGAAGGTGGCATTCATGCCTGGAGCGTGGAGGTTGACCCCACCGTTCCCCGCTACTGAGCAGCGGTTCATGACAACGCCACCAATCCGAGAGGAAACCTCCGTACGATCGAGATGCTGATTGTGTGCCTGTGCAGCCGCTGCCCCGCCGACAACAGGAGGTACTCAGGGCCACGGTGCACCACTACGTCGACACCATTGAGCCAGTGGGAAGCCGCACACTGGTTCAAAGGTTCGATCTGCAAGCCAGTGCTGCCACAGTGCGTTCAGCCATGGGGGCCCTTGAGCAACGGGGTCTTCTGACCCAACCACACACGTCTGCGGGACGGGTTCCAAGCCCAAATGGATACCGACATTACGTGGACTGCTTGCTCCCTAGGCCCGGAGCAATCGCCCAACATCTCGATCAAGAGCTCAACCAACTCAGCCTTCGCTGGGCAGCTCTTGATGACCTGCTCCAAAACATGGCTAGGAGGCTCACCGACTTCACGGGACTGATGAGCCTGATCACTCACCCCACCCAAAGCCAACCCGCACTGGAAGCCATCCGACTGGTTCGCAGCGAGGAGCGGTTGCTGGTGATGTTGGTGAAGAATTCCAGCCAAGCCAGTCACCTCAACCTGCGGCTGCCACACGGCAGTGAACATCAAATCGAAGCGATGGATCAGTGGGCGCGCCGGCAGCTCGATGGCAACGGCAGTTTGAATTGGAACGCACTTCCAAGAGAACTGCAGGCCTGCGGCAGGGCCCTCCGGGATGCCATCGACAGCCATCAGACCTTGGAGACCGCTCAAGAGACCAAGGCCTTATTTCACGGTGTATCTCGTCTCGTCGCCGAGCCCGAATTCAGCCAAAGCGCCAAGGTCAGACCACTCCTAGAACTGATGGATCAAAGTCCCGGAGCCGTGACCCTCTCCGCTCCCGGTCCTGGCTGCGGCGTCTGGATTGGCCAAGAACATCCTGAACAAGCTCTTCACCAATGCTCAGTGGTCCAAGCCACCTACACGAGCGCCACTGATGGAGTCGGACACGTGGCACTTGTGGGTCCGATGCGCATGGCCTATGCCACAGCACTTGCTGCAGTGAAGAGTGCTGCACATCGTCTCGACTATCTCCTGAACTGAGATGGCGCTCCAGGGGAGAACATTGAAAACGCGCCTCGCAATCGTCCTCGGACTCAGCATGACGGGGGCGTTGTTTGCCATTTGGGGGGGTGTCAATCAGACAACCAAACAGGATCAATTTGAGACCGCACAGACCACCACGATTGCTTCCAACGATGCAAATCGAAGCGTTGCTAGCGAGAACCTTGATTCACTTCTCGACGAAGAACCTCGCCCTTGGTTATTGGCACAATCACTGCCCCTAAAAGGCCCCTCTGGACTCATCGGAGAGCGCTTCGCCCTGGGAATCGACACCGTTTTACGGGAATTAAACAACCGCGGTGGCATCGCAGGACGACCCGTGAAAATCTGGCGAATCGATGATGGCTATGAGCCAGAAAATACCCTGCGTAATACCCGCTGGTTTGCCGCGGAACCCGATGTTTTGGCCCTGTTTGGCTTTTTTGGTACCCCCACGAGCAAGGCGGCTTTACCGATCGCCAAGAAGGCGGGACTCACGCTCGTTGCACCTCTCACAGGTGCTAGCGCCCTAAGAGCACAAGGCCAGACAGGGGTTTTGCACTTCCGTGCAAGCTATGGGGAGGAAGCCCGACGCATCGTCAACCACCTCGTCAACGACGGCTTCGTGAGAATTGCCGTGGCATATCAAAACGACGCCTATGGGAAAGATGTGCTTGCAAGCACGGAGAAAGCCTTGCAGAGCCACGATCTCCGCGCTGTCAGCACAGCGGCTCTGCCACGAAACTCAACGGAAACAACGCAAGCAGCCGACACGATTGTCAAATCGAAACCCGATGCCCTCATCGTGATCTCGCTCAGCAAAACGATGGCCTCGCTGGTGAACAACGTGCATCGAAGTGGCAGCCGCCCGCAATTGATGACGATCTCTCCAACAGGGACCAAAGCGCTCTTCCGGGATCTTCCTCAAGCAGCAGCCTTTGGCGTTGGTGTCACACAAGTCGTGCCGTTCCCGTGGGATGCACGGCATCCAGATGTCGCGAGCTATCAACGCCTTTTACGTCAACAGCAGCCGGATGGTGACGTTGATTTCGATTTTTACAGCCTCGAGGGCTTCATGGCAGCGCAATGGCTCGTAAAAGCAATGGAAGCGATCGCTCCCAATGTCACCCGAGAACGCCTTATGAAGGAGCTCAAGCGAACCACTCCGGGGCTACATCGCAGCATTGATCTTGTGTTTCTCGGCAGTGATCCCTGGGAACCCTGAAATCCAATGTCAAATCAATAACCAGCTGGCTGCTGACAACAACACCATGACAAGAAGAGAAATAGGAGGCCAGAATTGTTCATAGAAATGAATACGTTTCAAAATCGTTTTTTTTCGCTCACTTGGCCCCAAGCTGGCCTGCCTCTTAAGAGCTTCAAGATAAAGAACCAGAGCAAAACTCACAATCGAAAGAATGTACGCAATTGCATAAACTGAGTCCAGGAATGAAAGATAGGGAAGATTCGGGAGCTCTGATCGATATCCGTCCTGCAAAAAGATCAACGTCAACAGAACCGCAATCGGAATCTCAACACGGAATTCTGTTAGCACCCTAGTAATTAATACGATCGAGGCCATCACAACCACTAATGGCTGAATTAAAGTCCAAAAAGCAGACCACGATGACCGTTGATAGGAGACATCAAAGATAAGCTGGCTATATTCCTCATCTTCCGTGCTAAATCCAAGGCCTGAGGCAAAATGATGTCTGAACTCACCAAAGGACCAACCGCGAGTTAGCCAGCCAAAGAGATCCGAATATTGACCAATCCCACTATCTCTTAAATCAGGAATCAAGCGCAAGCTCTTATAGGTCAAATCCCCAACTGGGTCGTCAACCTCTAAAACAACCGGAAGACTAACCGAGTTAAAAGGAAACCTTCTTAAGTCTAAATTATCAATGTAAAAGTCCCCTGTATACAACAGGCCCTGCCCAAAAGTACCATCATCGAATTCTCGAACATTTCGCAAAGGAGTAATCAAAGAGGTTTCTGGATTGATGTCGTTCTCAAGCCCAATAACCTCGGAGATAGCTAGACCACGTTTTTCCAAATAATCTTGAAAAGACTTTCCCCAACGCATCCAAATGTATCCCTTGCTGGAAAAGCTAGGAATTTCAAGATCGAGGCTAAAATTATTTGCCACATAAATACCTGCATACACCTTATATTTCGCGGCTTCTAGAAGTTCTGAATCACGCAGAATTTCGGCTCCTTTTAATGGCCTGCCACGAACCGCAGCATCAGGCGCTTCATTGCGAATATGAGGAGTACTTGTGAGCCGAAGCAATTCTCGAGAACTAATTACATCAAGATTTTCTCGTCCAAGAAACTGAACAAGGAAAATCCCGGAGACAACAACTACCAGGATCAGCAGAAAGTCCCAAAAACCCAAGCTGACGCCCAACTTCTTGAGGTGCTTCAACAATCGCTGAAGCACAGTTTTCAAAGTTGATTTCCGAGTTTTTCTGCCACGGTGTTCACATCTTTATCTCCACGACCAGAACAATTAATCACTATTTCACTGCCGTTTGGAAGCGTTGGGCACAACATTTCCAGCCAAGCAAACGCATGGGCTGTTTCCAACGCAGGAATGATTCCCTCCAACTCACTCACAAGCCGTAAAGCTGTGATCGCCTCATCGTCGGTCACAGCACCGTATTCCGCGCGGCCAATGTCCCGCAGATAACTGTGCTCTGGCCCCACCCCGGGGTAATCAAGCCCAGCACTGATGGAGTGCGCTTCCTGCACCTGACCGTCCTGATCTTGAAGCAGCAGGCTCATCGCTCCGTGCAGCACACCCACGCGACCCTCGGTAATCGTGGCCGCATGACGTCCGGTTGCCACTCCATCACCAGCAGCTTCAACTCCTATCAGGCGAACAGAGGTGTCTTGAACGAATGGATGGAAAAGACCCATCGCATTGGAACCTCCACCCACACAAGCCAACAAAACATCAGGGAGACGCCCAAAGGACTCCTTACATTGCTCACGGGCTTCATTGCCAATGACCGCATGGAAGTCACGCACCAACATGGGATAGGGATGCGGGCCTGCCACAGATCCAAGGATGTAGTGGGTGGTTTCCACATTGGTCACCCAATCGCGGATGGCTTCGCTCGTGGCGTCTTTCAAGGTGGCCGTCCCTGCCGTTACCGCCTGAACGGTGGCTCCCAGTAAGCGCATTCGGAACACATTCAGCGCCTGGCGACGCATGTCTTCAGCGCCCATGTAAACGACACACTCCAGACCGAAACGTGCGCAGACCGTCGCTGTAGCAACGCCATGCTGACCCGCACCGGTTTCCGCAATGATCCGCTTCTTGCCCATGCGCAAGGCCAACAACGCCTGACCAAGGGCATTGTTGATTTTGTGCGCACCCGTGTGGTTGAGATCTTCCCGCTTCAACCAGATGCGTGGGCCACCATCGGAACGCCGATAATGAGCCGACAGACGCTCCGCTTCGTAAAGAGGAGTCGCACGACCTACATACGATTTCAACAACCGGTTCAGCTCAGTTGTGAAGGCTGAATCCTTCCAAGCCT
The Synechococcus sp. CC9311 DNA segment above includes these coding regions:
- the nuoK gene encoding NADH-quinone oxidoreductase subunit NuoK; its protein translation is MLSELLSGSVPLQAYLLLAAVLFCTGVWGLINSRNAVRVLMSIELMLNAVNINLMAFSSYVDGQLIRGQVFSVFVITVAAAEAAVGLAILLSLYRNRVTVDMERFNLLRW
- a CDS encoding NADH-quinone oxidoreductase subunit J, yielding MTIAASTQLICFLALSAVIVLGALGVVLLSNIVYSAFLLGGVFLAVAGLYLLLNASFVAAAQVLVYVGAVNVLILFAIMLVNKKEDLAPIPGLPIRRLLSGGVCVGLFALLTRVVVTTPWTEGPTPIGEDATVRIGEHLFTDYLLPFELASVLLLMAMIGAIVLARRDVQSVDPVTGQEVDQGLIEKARTPLLVDQPRA
- the ndhI gene encoding NAD(P)H-quinone oxidoreductase subunit I; the encoded protein is MFGFLKQVGDYTRDAVDAARNLTQGLSVTFDHMKRRPVTVQYPYEKLIPSERYRGRIHYEFDKCIACEVCVRVCPINLPVVDWVMNKETKKKELRNYSIDFGVCIFCGNCVEYCPTNCLSMTEEYELAAFDRHSLNYDNVALGRLPTSVTTDPSVQPLRELVYLPAGEVQPHGVSPDRPRAGKLPEQILEELKAAGSMKAAEDERESSSSASNMEESAG
- the nuoH gene encoding NADH-quinone oxidoreductase subunit NuoH encodes the protein MSPGLDLEQSFSQALEGLGLSAQAARMLWLPFPMLLVLVAAVVGVLVTVWLERKISAAVQQRVGPEYAGALGVLQPLADGLKLLVKEDIIPDRADSILFTLGPVLVVVPVILSWLIVPFGQNLLISDVGVGIFLWISLSSVQPIGLLMSGYASNNKYSLLGGLRAAAQSISYEIPLALAVLAVVMMSNSLSTVDIVNQQTGAGVLSWNIWRQPVGFLIFWICALAECERLPFDLPEAEEELVAGYQTEYSGMKFALFYLGSYINLVLSALLVSILYLGGWGFPIPVEWLASWLGQPIDAPLVQLITGTVGIVMTVLKAYLLVFIAILLRWTTPRVRIDQLLDLGWKFLLPLALVNLLVTAALKLAFPVAFGG
- a CDS encoding citrate synthase; translation: MSQTGGNEIRHERTGLLFRPGLEGVPATQSSICDIDGLQGRLSYRGYSLGDLAVHSSFLETTYLLIWGELPTPQQFRDFEHEVQMHRRVSFRVRDMMKCFPANGHPMDALQSSAASLGLFYSRRAIDDPQYIYDAVVRLIAKIPTMVAAFQLIRKGQDPIQPRDDLAYSANFLYMLTEQEPDPLASRIFDRCLILHAEHSLNASTFSARVTASTLTDPYAVVASAVGTLAGPLHGGANEDVLAMLEEIGTPEQADSYLESAVASKRKVMGFGHREYKVKDPRAVILQALAEELFVRFGHDELYDVAHALETAAAIRLGPKGIYPNVDFYSGLVYRKLGIPRDLFTPVFAISRVAGWLAHWREQLGANRIFRPSQIYTGTSMRHWVPADERVNAAGA
- a CDS encoding histidine phosphatase family protein encodes the protein MPTAYVSALSCGLADLLLLRHGIAVERNQGVDHPERCLTPLGLERTFKVCCRLRDLGLISDRSYSSPYRRARETAELAVKSGMAPKVELTSCLAPGGDPWPLVQRLQGSCLLVGHEPDLSRLAALLMGARPSGLRLRKAGFCHLRWDSSHQDPRGLAQLQGLLRPGLLLPGCV
- a CDS encoding DUF3352 domain-containing protein encodes the protein MKARSFLLAVAAAVLLLLTTALGLWWAMAEQSPLKLVGQPLVLPRAARFVPRDASLSLHWLTDPVRMPAYAQAVAPVSRRRQARDSTQQLRDGAFALAGLDFAGELADWIGPQVSLSLVGPVADAPSGWVLALTSLDQDGAKRFLQRFWQTRSLAGTDLQISRYRGMGVISGRGALLGREPQPIATALIDDDLLLIASSRGVLEQSLDVSQLDALHQLGDEALVADLQQLGRGAALLTADPVAMARWLGMPSSISDHDDLVGLVAALEPKGTALNLDAVLRFRQPLGSSGNGVPLSQSLLRSAGGSASALAVLSDPADLLSPNSQDPVARWLAPVLEETLQTLGAEGASTVVGLDPGPLLWKQGKEGWLLGTTNDQPGLEAVDADLQSKGLVRSALPSDGASIEVWTRLARQRQRGEASLQAQLAVALERESGQDWWGQTLDALTTRQDHSALEPRLDQLKALQDEGTAPLAQQLALATEPSRAQLQRWRPWSLIQSVAGRPLLPAVQGLALAAGVETEEAADRVGANRLRLRAQLRFG
- a CDS encoding rhodanese-like domain-containing protein → MTSSSPQSITARDLHEWLSSGTSLQLVDVREHSEVEIAPFPGQVEHLPLSESNLWLSELPARLTTSKPIVVICHAGIRSRNFGCWLLDQGQGYDVWNLEGGIHAWSVEVDPTVPRY
- the hrcA gene encoding heat-inducible transcriptional repressor HrcA, producing the protein MQPLPRRQQEVLRATVHHYVDTIEPVGSRTLVQRFDLQASAATVRSAMGALEQRGLLTQPHTSAGRVPSPNGYRHYVDCLLPRPGAIAQHLDQELNQLSLRWAALDDLLQNMARRLTDFTGLMSLITHPTQSQPALEAIRLVRSEERLLVMLVKNSSQASHLNLRLPHGSEHQIEAMDQWARRQLDGNGSLNWNALPRELQACGRALRDAIDSHQTLETAQETKALFHGVSRLVAEPEFSQSAKVRPLLELMDQSPGAVTLSAPGPGCGVWIGQEHPEQALHQCSVVQATYTSATDGVGHVALVGPMRMAYATALAAVKSAAHRLDYLLN
- a CDS encoding ABC transporter substrate-binding protein codes for the protein MKTRLAIVLGLSMTGALFAIWGGVNQTTKQDQFETAQTTTIASNDANRSVASENLDSLLDEEPRPWLLAQSLPLKGPSGLIGERFALGIDTVLRELNNRGGIAGRPVKIWRIDDGYEPENTLRNTRWFAAEPDVLALFGFFGTPTSKAALPIAKKAGLTLVAPLTGASALRAQGQTGVLHFRASYGEEARRIVNHLVNDGFVRIAVAYQNDAYGKDVLASTEKALQSHDLRAVSTAALPRNSTETTQAADTIVKSKPDALIVISLSKTMASLVNNVHRSGSRPQLMTISPTGTKALFRDLPQAAAFGVGVTQVVPFPWDARHPDVASYQRLLRQQQPDGDVDFDFYSLEGFMAAQWLVKAMEAIAPNVTRERLMKELKRTTPGLHRSIDLVFLGSDPWEP
- the trpB gene encoding tryptophan synthase subunit beta — protein: MTSTLPTANTPDPASLMPSVRPEAHGRYGRYGGQYVPETLMPALAELEQAAAEAWKDSAFTTELNRLLKSYVGRATPLYEAERLSAHYRRSDGGPRIWLKREDLNHTGAHKINNALGQALLALRMGKKRIIAETGAGQHGVATATVCARFGLECVVYMGAEDMRRQALNVFRMRLLGATVQAVTAGTATLKDATSEAIRDWVTNVETTHYILGSVAGPHPYPMLVRDFHAVIGNEAREQCKESFGRLPDVLLACVGGGSNAMGLFHPFVQDTSVRLIGVEAAGDGVATGRHAATITEGRVGVLHGAMSLLLQDQDGQVQEAHSISAGLDYPGVGPEHSYLRDIGRAEYGAVTDDEAITALRLVSELEGIIPALETAHAFAWLEMLCPTLPNGSEIVINCSGRGDKDVNTVAEKLGNQL